The genomic region TTCTGATGACTTAATTAAATTGGCAATCAGAATAAaatgaagtaaaataaaataagataaaataaaataaaataaaataaaaacactgactgtCTATCAGTTGATAATTTACTCCACTACGTTTTATGCTTTAATCAGAAGTTACTTTGCAGGTTTAACGTTGCATCAAAGCTAAATcagcacattttaaatacatgtaATTTTTTGGCAATCAAACAAAACtaataaaaagaacaaataatgtttAGGAATAAAGGAATTTCAGAATATTACGTCATAGCTTTCTGTTGTGATGTAATTCCCGCCGGGTGCAGTTCTCGCTCTCCTCCACCAGAGGGCGCCACAGCTCCACATGTTGTTTCTGTTACcgaacaaaacattaatttctgacattttcttactttttattCAATGTACCGTCTCGTTTCACGTTTATAGCTCAGATGATGTTCGTGTTGTTTAAAGAAGaagcttcttctctctgtcagacaggaaacagcGCCGCGCTCACGTCTTACATTCCTATTGGACCAGAGTGCGTCACGTGACCAGTGAAGGCGCCGAGTAACGGTcttattttgttaaaacaacacatttctctgCCATCTTCAGCCCTTAAATCACTTATATCGTGTTCAGTTGACTTTGTTACTTTATAATCAAGCGAAAttttgacagaaacagaaaatcaaaCCGTCACTGAGGATTCTGGTTCGGAGAATCAGCCCCTTACGTCTGACGTCAAGGCGTTATCGCTTCTCGGCCTTTTGGCTAAGATCAAGTGTAGTATCTGTTCTTATCAGTTTAATATCTGATACGTCCCCTACCCGGGGACCATATATTAAATTGATTTTTGGAACAGGGAGATGGAATAGGGGCTTGCTCCGTCCACTCCACGCATCGACCTGGTATTGCAGTACTTCCAGGAACGGTGCACCCCCTCTCAGTGTCTAACAATAATGAAAGAAGCATTCTTTGAGATGCGTTCAGGGACTATATTGTGTGATGTCTAAGATACTTTAGACTAGGGGTGGGCAAtgctgcaaattttggtatcgatccgataccaagtaattacagggccagtattgccaaTACCGAtgctgatactttttacttgaaaattcctgatcaatgaatgattttgtacttctgcctttaattagttgaccatgattatgataacgataaaacacaggacaaagattttagccaaataagaaaattatatttaacataattaaatctataacctatctgcatgtagcctaaataggaatactgatgttccttcaacagatacacaaaagggttattatattttttaatatacgtatatatttttgagttacagttacagagaacctgagtgagcggagtgagagagttGAAGAGaagcgctgcgctcacacaaactctgtgaagaaatacgtgcgatttgctgaatttatagaagggaaactacaacaaaaatatcgatcccatcacgctagtatcaatccgataccaatactcatcTTCGTATCGATACTATcaatatttggatcgatctgcccacccctacTTTCGACAAATatcaaccgaggctttatttgggattgaatatgagtcaaaccttcgtgtaaaagcataattacaacgaaagaggcacttttaagatttacagtagtttcgtttttgggcaagctaattttcaatggagtgcatgttttaaaaatagagatttctaatctatgtttaaaacagtaagaaggctcgacacaacatgaaactttgctctaagtatcaccagggtctctaacaggcaggagagtaatggtggacctcctacctgttaggtcgcactcggggatcgacactttttgtctgccatgtgtctaacgtgagttgtccaaaaaccttctttttagtaaactctgtgtacacaaacaatgttctcaatgctcatgttcatgtgtagagaccctggtgatactaccagcaaagtttcatgttgtgttgagacttcctattgagattgaggagtcacgtgctgatttgggttgatttgggtggggtctgagccggtcggccatgatggtaggagacgctatcggttgtcaggggcaacgcctgcagaacttcacagaggcgcgactaaacagtccagagctctttaatttctgcgcatttattatttcggcgggacagagacggatctacgaatacgagaaagaaaaggaagaaagtaaagcaatgcaaaaagataaggcgaaagaaaagggaccttacaggaacaagctcacaccaagcgcataacagtggtatttggagaagctctcggacatccaaaatatcgacccatacgagctccctgcagaggaatggcacagagacctggatcatttacctccatgcacatacatggacatcgtcagttaccttgtttttggtgtaagttactacacaatgcaggagtttaaaagccacaagtctttggaaagttacgagactttctgctgtggctgggtgcaggacttggccatctacaagcctccaggtggtgaaaacagcgttgtactgacaaaaagacatttttagagaacgtACCCGAGTGTAAATGCAGAGGCAATACTGAAGCAGTTTTTAACGCAGCAGTGACTACCaggcatggtaaaacagtgcgGAATTGTAAAAACCTCCTCTACTACAGAGTTAAGAACACACGTAAATAATCGTGTTTTGCCGGCGGCATCCTGCCATCAtggcggagagggggaagatcccgcgagatcgagggaggggctttgtaccatgacgacaactcctcactctcaattgttttaaaatagagattttgatgctatcgtaaaagtgcccgtagtactcccattgaaaattagcttgcccaaaaacgaaactacggtaaatcttaaaagtgcctctttcatcgtaattatgcttttacatgaaggtttgacttgtattcaatcacaaataaagcctcagttgctttttggcgagagtttcactttaattctaAGTAACTGGAGGGGCAGCAGGTCTAACCGTGTGGGAGTGACCTCACAGAGTCTGAAGGACGCTGAGCTCTGAGGTTCAGAACCATTAGTGCCACCTGTGGGTCGTTAAggccaggtgagcccaggtgagaatggttgttaagctgttaGGGAGAGAACTCAGAACTGAATTGTAGCTGGGTGATCAGTTATAtccagtgttgggcaagctacttGGAAAGTGCAGTGAGCTAAGCTGCTGAAAAGCTATTTGACTAAGAAAACAGcgacgctactgagaaatgtagttaaactagtaacgccgctGCTTgtactgcccaacactggtcaGGTAAAAATatcttctgtttgttgttccagtttgacatagttggattcttttactcctccTTTCCACTTTCTCTGGCCAAGATACTGACATTGTTGTCCTCAGAATGATGATTTTAAAGCATGAAGTGGACGGCAGAGTCTTGACTGAAGACTGAGGTGTGGATAATAACATGCTGAAGAAACAGTGTTGGTTTGGAAATCGGTTGTAGGGTTTCCCTGATTATGTGTTAGccgatacatttatttttgcacttCATGTGCAGGAGTTTGCTTCCAAAGTTTGCCCCTCTCCTTGTGGCGTGGGGGTTTTAAGGTGGAAGTTAAAAAGACCCCGACAGAACTGACGGgaacattttacacacacacgcaacattTCATAAGAACGGCACATTCAACTTAAccttaaattgatttttttattttcttagaACAAAACAACTCTCCATCTGCACATCAGACATGGAGACACAGAACTGAATAAGTAGcaattaaaataacacaaaaaaaacaaaagtgagctataataataaaaagttcCAAAAGACAAATCTTTTACAAAACCATGTTGTCCACGGCCGCTGAACCACCTGAGCATAAAACCAATTCTGTTAAATATGCTTTCTCACATGTCAGGTTACTGTAGAAGCAtaatacaaaaagtaaaaaggagAACTTATATTGAAGACACACGTACTGATACTCTATAAACCACATCTGGGGCATAAATATCAAAACTTTAGATTCCTTTAAACCTGATTAATATACCAAATATGAGGAGTTTGCACTTGGATCGTAATGTGACATTATTTCACAGTATTTCAGGTGTTTGTGAAAATAATTTTCTCCCCAGGTGTGTTACAAGCCGTCATGGTCAGAGCACAGGTGAACATGGGAATGGTGGACCATCATCCTCTTCTTGGCTACGAGGCTGCGTTCAGTTGGCGTGCTGAACGGTGGAGAAGCACAGTTTGAGGGTGTACGGGTACGGACCAGctagaaaaagaggagagaattAAAATTACGCACCAATTTACACCACGAGCCTCAAACTACTGAAACAACACACCGGCACAAaccttttttctgtctgaaaCCCTGCTCAGCACCAGAGAGGCTTAGGGGAACAACCTCAGACATGTTACCTGCGTTTTTCATCTGGTAGTGGTTCATCATGGCCAGAGCCTCCATGGCATCATTGATGGACTCCCACTCTAACAGACCTGAAGCGCTGCGGTCACTGGGAGCGGCACCGCCTGGTGGTGGGAGTCACAATTAAAACACCTTCCAGATGCAGAAATATCAACGCACACAGTTTTGAACTGGTTTTTAAATCATTGttgtcacattttgtttgatGGATATAAACTTTAATTTTCTCCAAGTTCAGTGGCCTAAAGAAAAACCCCAGCTTACTCTTTCCTGTGAACATTTTGACGTTGACGGGGCACTTGATACCGATCTCCTCACAAAtctgtgaaaagaacaacatttatTAGTTTCTGCAGGcaggtggattttgttaccttttaaacaaggaaataaattaatagaGAAAATGAGGTGAAAGCAGTGAAACTTTCCACAGACCTGAGAGAAAACCTCTGGCGTGACGTCGGGCTGGGCGTTGAAGAAGTGCAACACGTTGCTTGGGTGCTGGATGCGGTTCTTGGCCGCCTGTTCTGGGGAGGTGAACCGGTTGTTCCTGGAGCCGTGGAAGTCTTTGAAACTACTTGTTCCATCCTCCAGCTCGTAACACTGACCGGGTACGATGGCTTGCTGCTTGGAGACGCTGCAGGGACGGAGGATATTAATTAAATTAAGAGTACTTTACTGGTGTAGCTAATACTTTCCTCATTTAGTCGCTTGGTTTGACACTAATTTGTCACAAGATGTAACATACTGAGGCATCCAACTCTGCAGCATAGTTTATGTCGGGGTGACAGACGAGTTTCAGGGCTGGAGGGCTGAACTCACCACACGTTCATTCTCTGCCCGAAGAGAAAATTGTTGTTGAGGTGACTGATGGCGCGATCCACAGCGTAGCAGTCTCCCATCTCCACCATGGCCGCCCCGGGCTTACTCTTCATGAACTTTACCTGCAGGACGAGATAACAGACAGGATGAACAGGTTAAAAGGTTCCTTCAACACAGTGCTGCTCTGCTCCTTACACACAAAAGGTTCCAATCCTTTGATTCAAAATTATGGTTTTCAgtaggtttgtgtgttttgggtaCAATAAGTATTTCATGCTTCCAAAATGGAGCAAAGCAGCATTTTATTCCACAAGACATTTTCAGTTGATAAACATTTTGTACTCGTCaaaatgtttctgcttttaaaagattatttttgggttttgtgaattatttttaaatCGGACAGCGATGAGTTAGAAGATTGCATCAATTCATCTTTGAGGTTAAATGAGCAATAGTGACAAAAACTACTATTTTAAGTGCAGCCACTtataaaagcatgacagctctcAACAAAAATAGATGCACTTTAAATAGTGACTTTGACACGTCAGCCCTAAAATAGAAGACAATACAATTCCTGACTTTGTCTTTGAGGAGACGTTACGCCAAGACCTGGAAACAAATACTGATTTGTTTCTTCTGCATGTCTATCTCCATCTTCTCTTTCAACAATATCTGCAGTTTATGTTGATCATTTATCATATCATTATGTGATTGAAGGTGAGGCTGTATTCAGTCTGATGAAGACCGTACAGTTTGAAATGTTTCCCctcacagcagaaacagacaagATACTGACCCGCTCCACGTTTCCATAGAGACAGAAGATATTGAAGACGCGGTCGGCGTTCATCTTGGTTGGGTCCAGTCCATACAACATGACGACTGGAGACTCAGCGTGGCCGCCGTACTCtccaggaggagggggaggaggtccGTAGCCGGGCCCGTAGCTTCTCCCCCCTCGGCCTCTCATCGGTGGACCCATGCGGCGACCCTCATAGGGCGGAGACCCATAGCTCTCGTCATAGCCGTGGTAACCACCTCCTGAAGAAcgaggcagagagaggacagaaaatAAACCGGTAATCGATCGAGGTCGGGCCAAGAGAGAAGCGTTTTCCGGAAGACGTCGTCACTGACAGGAGAAACAGATTTCATCCCAAGATAAAAACAGCACATGAAGCGTCCTAGTTGTCATCACAGCACCGCTTAACTGCCACTGTGTGGAGGACCGTTTAACTTTGATTACACATCACCCCAAAAATATATCAAGTTTAATTATCCCACAGATTTCAGGTGATTAAAGTCATCTTTTTAGAAAGTATAGATGAACACggtattttcttttcatgtgtatgtttcagtgtttgttccGGTTTCTCGGGGGCGTGAGAGCCTTACCGTACTCTGGAGGGTGGTCGCCCAGCAGAGCAGGCTGTCTCTGACGCTTGTTGGGGTTGGCATTCACATCTTCTATGAAATcggaaagacaaaaacagaagaaaggcagagagagagagaaacagaaaaagccAGTTGAATATGACGAGACTGGAAACAAGACCGGCTGCAACATCTACATGACAACGGGGTGCCGGAGCGTTTAACGCCTGGCATCATGGTTAACTGACAAGTGGATGAGATTTTAGATAAGTAGATAAATCAATTGTCAGGATGACTTTCAATCAGAACTTAGCCCTGGAGACAGACGCATGCATTTCAAGATTGATTCAATCTTGTCTGCAAGAGTCAtcacagacataaaaacaccCCCCACCCCCGCAATACACTCCAGGCAGGTCACAACAATCAAACCAAGCAGCTGAAATAATCAGTGATCATCTTTGTCTGCAGGGATTAGTTAAAGAAATGGGAAATGAGATATGGGAATGTAAAAGATGGCGAGCCTGAGATGAGATTCAATAGAAGTTTCCTTCAACCACAAATCAAAATCCCTCTTAAATCAGAAAACATCcacaataataaatgtttagcttttaaagtgaaacagGTGGAAAATGGCAAACATGAGGTGGATGCTAATGATCTAGGAGGTGAGAAAGGGACATCAAGACAAAGTCACTCTAGAGAAGCATCACAAATGgctaaatttaaaaataaagtttgtacgctcacacacacctgcattgCTCCCATTGCCATCTGCATCACCATCTGTACAGGTACACAATAATCATACACAATCAGAATGGAAGCCAGGTTAATCAAAAAAAGGTACATTTTCCTCCCAGTGTAACCCAGTTA from Sparus aurata chromosome 2, fSpaAur1.1, whole genome shotgun sequence harbors:
- the LOC115568379 gene encoding heterogeneous nuclear ribonucleoprotein L-like isoform X2 — protein: MATAASRYYSEDGRATKRQKTDGMATGYEDPHKTLPSVVVHVRGLVDGVTEADLVEALQEFGAISYVVVMPKKRQALVEYEDMNGSSTAVTYAADNQVYIAGHPAFINYSTSQKISRPGDSDDSRSVNNVLLLTIMNPIYPITTDVLYTICNNCGPVQRIVIFRKNGVQAMVEFDSVQSAQRAKASLNGADIYSGCCTLKIEYAKPTRLNVFKNDQDTWDYTNPNLGGPDGDADGNGSNAEDVNANPNKRQRQPALLGDHPPEYGGGYHGYDESYGSPPYEGRRMGPPMRGRGGRSYGPGYGPPPPPPGEYGGHAESPVVMLYGLDPTKMNADRVFNIFCLYGNVERVKFMKSKPGAAMVEMGDCYAVDRAISHLNNNFLFGQRMNVCVSKQQAIVPGQCYELEDGTSSFKDFHGSRNNRFTSPEQAAKNRIQHPSNVLHFFNAQPDVTPEVFSQICEEIGIKCPVNVKMFTGKSGAAPSDRSASGLLEWESINDAMEALAMMNHYQMKNAAGPYPYTLKLCFSTVQHAN
- the LOC115568379 gene encoding heterogeneous nuclear ribonucleoprotein L-like isoform X1, whose protein sequence is MATAASRYYSEDGRATKRQKTDGMATGYEDPHKTLPSVVVHVRGLVDGVTEADLVEALQEFGAISYVVVMPKKRQALVEYEDMNGSSTAVTYAADNQVYIAGHPAFINYSTSQKISRPGDSDDSRSVNNVLLLTIMNPIYPITTDVLYTICNNCGPVQRIVIFRKNGVQAMVEFDSVQSAQRAKASLNGADIYSGCCTLKIEYAKPTRLNVFKNDQDTWDYTNPNLGGPDGDADGNGSNAEDVNANPNKRQRQPALLGDHPPEYGGGYHGYDESYGSPPYEGRRMGPPMRGRGGRSYGPGYGPPPPPPGEYGGHAESPVVMLYGLDPTKMNADRVFNIFCLYGNVERVKFMKSKPGAAMVEMGDCYAVDRAISHLNNNFLFGQRMNVCVSKQQAIVPGQCYELEDGTSSFKDFHGSRNNRFTSPEQAAKNRIQHPSNVLHFFNAQPDVTPEVFSQICEEIGIKCPVNVKMFTGKSGAAPSDRSASGLLEWESINDAMEALAMMNHYQMKNAGNMSEVVPLSLSGAEQGFRQKKAGPYPYTLKLCFSTVQHAN